A stretch of DNA from Phenylobacterium koreense:
TATGTCCGGCCAGGTCACGCTCCCGAGCCCGCGGACCTCGCCGACATGACGCTGGTGACCTGCGGCGCCTGGACCAGCGCGATGCTGGCGGGCCTCGGGGTCTCTCCAGCCCACATCCACTACGGCCGCGACTGGCGTGACGTCGCAACCCTGGTCGCGGAAGGCTTCGGCATAACGATCGCCGGCATATCCGCAGCCGAGATCTTCGGTCCCGATGTCCGCGCCCTGCCGATCGACGGCTGGCTCACCTATTGCGTCTATTGGCGAGAGGGCGATGACACGCCGGGCCTGGGGCGGCTGCTGGAGCATCCCCATGGGTGAGGACGACCAATCCCGGCGCGTCCACGGCGGCGCACTGGCGACCTGGCTCGGCATCGTCGCCATGGTCATCATCTTCGTCGCCTCGGTCGTCGTCGCGGCCCGGTCCGAAGTCGCCCAACCCGAGGCGAGGAGCGCTATCGCCGCCGGGCCGTTATAGGCGCGGAGGATCGCCCATGCCAAAGCCTGTCGTCGTCACCATTCCGCACCAGCTCGGCCGCGAGGAAGCCCGCCGGCGAATCGACGAGGGCGTCGGGCGACTGACCCATCAATTCGGCGAGGGGGTGAAGCTAGCCAAGGCCTGGAACGGCGACCAGCTCTCGTTCTCGGCCAGGGTCGTGGGTCAGGCCGTGGCCGGGCGGCTGGACGTGCTGGAGGACGCTGTCCGCATGGAGGTCGACCTGCCGCCCTTCTTCGCGATGATGGCCGACAGGATCAAGGGCCGTCTGAAGAAGGAAGGCCAGTTGATGCTGGAGAAGAAATAGCTCCCATCAGCCGGGGCATCTTCCGGGTCTGCTCGACCAGGCAGACCATGTAGAAGGCCAGCAGCACCTCGTTGACCATATCCTCCAGCCCGCCGGCGGCCGGCGGGTCCTCGGGCAGCATCGGAGCTTGCAGGAGGGCGATCATAAGGTTGGTCGCCACATGGGCGCCGATGGCGAATTCCAGTCCGCCCAGCCGCAGCGCCGCCCAGGCGAAGACCGCCCCCGCCAGCGCGCGGGCGACCAGCGCGGCCGGATCGAACTCCAGGTGCGCCAGGGCGAAAACTACGGCGTTCACGCCGATCAGGATCCAGGTGTTGCGGGTGAAGGCCGCGGTCTGCTGCAGCACGTAGCCGCGGAACACCGCCTCCTCGGCGGTGGCGGCCACTAGCAGCCCGATCAGGACCGCCCCGACATAGGCGAACTTCAGGCCCAAGGACGCGGTCGGGTCGAGGATCGGGAACTGGTACTCGGTATTGTGGATGAGCACCGCGTCCAGAGCCATCAGCACCGACAGGCCTACGGCGGTCGCGCCCGCGCCCCAGAACATGAGCGACCAGCGGAAATGCGGCGCGGCGGTCAGCCAGGTGCCGATGGGCCTGGCGAACACGTATCGGGCGACCAGCATCACCGCCAGCGCCATGGCGCCAAGCCCCGCGCCGAGTTGCAGGACGTAATCGGCCGAGCGCTCCAGGGGCGCTCCCTGCACCCCTTCGAAAATGCGGCCGTCGGTCATCGTCCCCAGCACGATGATGAAGGCGACGGTGAGCACCACGACTGCGAGCGGCATTGCGGCCGCCATCGCGATCAGGCGCGGCCAGCGGCGGTCGCGTTCGGTCACCGTCTGCAGGAAAGGGAAGTGCGTGATCACCCGCCGAATATGCGCTCAAGCCTTGCTCAACACCATGGACCCATACGGAGAAAGCTGGATTCGGCGAGGGTGTTTTTACCGCCAGTTCACCCTACGGCTGTTTTTTCAGCCTTGACCGCAGAACGGGGGAGGTTCGTTCTTCGCCAATGCTTAGGCTGGGCAACCTGAACCTGCGGAGCCGGCTCGCGCCGGACGTGCCGACTTGGGTGACCGAGTGGGTGTGCGCCGGCCTTTGCGCTTCCTTCTCCGGCCTTCTGCGCCTGTGCGTCGATCTGCTGGCCCCGGGGACCCCGCCCTACCTTTTCTTCTTCCCGTTCGTGCTGCTCGCCACCCTGCTGGCCGGCTGGCGTTCGGGCGTCATCGCCCTGACGATCATGATGCTGGGCGTCTGGTACATGATCCTGTCGCCTGCCCGCTTCGGGCCGCTGGACTCCGTCGAAGCCACGACACTGATCCTCAACGGCCTGAGCGGCCTTGCCGTCGTCGCGGTCGCCCAGGCGTTCCGCCGCGCCTATGAGCTGGCCCAGAACGAACGCGCCGCCAAGCTCGAGGTCCGGGAGCTCCTGTTGCGGGAGTTGAACCATCGGGTGAAGAACAATTTCCAGATGGTCGAGGCGCTGCTGGATATGCAAAGGCGTCGCGCCAAGGACGACCAGGCCGCCGCCGCGCTCTCCGATGCGCTTCGGCGCGTGCACTCGATGGCCCAGGCCCACGCCTTCCTCTACTCGCCGGAGAACGCTGTCGAGCAGATCGACCTGGGCGACTACCTGCACGAACTCTGCTCCAGCCTGTCCGACAGCCTGCTGCAGAACGGCCTGGTGCGGCTGGATTGCCGGACGGCTTCCTGGTCGGTTTCTCGGGACCGCGC
This window harbors:
- a CDS encoding LysR substrate-binding domain-containing protein, whose translation is MAIEVCDGEDADRPDAIVAPYGERRPGWRSAPLWSEPLALYVRPGHAPEPADLADMTLVTCGAWTSAMLAGLGVSPAHIHYGRDWRDVATLVAEGFGITIAGISAAEIFGPDVRALPIDGWLTYCVYWREGDDTPGLGRLLEHPHG
- a CDS encoding polyhydroxyalkanoic acid system family protein, which gives rise to MPKPVVVTIPHQLGREEARRRIDEGVGRLTHQFGEGVKLAKAWNGDQLSFSARVVGQAVAGRLDVLEDAVRMEVDLPPFFAMMADRIKGRLKKEGQLMLEKK
- a CDS encoding CPBP family intramembrane glutamic endopeptidase, with the protein product MITHFPFLQTVTERDRRWPRLIAMAAAMPLAVVVLTVAFIIVLGTMTDGRIFEGVQGAPLERSADYVLQLGAGLGAMALAVMLVARYVFARPIGTWLTAAPHFRWSLMFWGAGATAVGLSVLMALDAVLIHNTEYQFPILDPTASLGLKFAYVGAVLIGLLVAATAEEAVFRGYVLQQTAAFTRNTWILIGVNAVVFALAHLEFDPAALVARALAGAVFAWAALRLGGLEFAIGAHVATNLMIALLQAPMLPEDPPAAGGLEDMVNEVLLAFYMVCLVEQTRKMPRLMGAISSPASTGLPSSDGP
- a CDS encoding sensor histidine kinase, which encodes MLRLGNLNLRSRLAPDVPTWVTEWVCAGLCASFSGLLRLCVDLLAPGTPPYLFFFPFVLLATLLAGWRSGVIALTIMMLGVWYMILSPARFGPLDSVEATTLILNGLSGLAVVAVAQAFRRAYELAQNERAAKLEVRELLLRELNHRVKNNFQMVEALLDMQRRRAKDDQAAAALSDALRRVHSMAQAHAFLYSPENAVEQIDLGDYLHELCSSLSDSLLQNGLVRLDCRTASWSVSRDRAVAVGLVVNELVTNAAKYAFPDGRSGQILVALSGRPEGCELTVADDGIGMPGVPLIKAEGMGRKLVESFARQSGGVLTEGAGPGVSYVLMLPN